The Pseudomonas sp. FP2309 genome has a window encoding:
- the phoB gene encoding phosphate regulon transcriptional regulator PhoB translates to MVGRSILIVDDEAPIREMIAVALEMAGYDCLEAENSQQAHAIIVDRKPDLILLDWMLPGTSGIELARRLKRDELTGDIPIIMLTAKGEEDNKIQGLEVGADDYITKPFSPRELVARLKAVLRRAGPTDGEAPIEVGGLLLDPISHRVTIDGKPAEMGPTEYRLLQFFMTHQERAYTRGQLLDQVWGGNVYVEERTVDVHIRRLRKALGDAYENLVQTVRGTGYRFSTKG, encoded by the coding sequence TCGTCGACGACGAAGCGCCCATCCGCGAGATGATCGCCGTTGCGTTGGAGATGGCCGGCTACGACTGCCTGGAGGCGGAAAACTCCCAGCAGGCCCATGCCATTATCGTCGACCGCAAACCGGACCTGATCCTGCTGGACTGGATGCTGCCCGGCACCTCCGGCATCGAACTGGCCCGCCGCCTCAAACGCGACGAGCTGACCGGGGATATCCCGATCATCATGCTCACCGCCAAAGGTGAAGAGGACAACAAGATTCAGGGCCTGGAAGTCGGCGCCGACGACTACATCACCAAGCCGTTTTCCCCACGCGAACTGGTGGCGCGTCTGAAGGCCGTATTGCGCCGCGCCGGGCCTACCGATGGCGAAGCACCTATCGAAGTCGGTGGCCTGCTCCTGGACCCGATCAGCCACCGCGTGACCATCGACGGCAAGCCAGCCGAGATGGGGCCGACAGAATACCGTCTGCTGCAATTCTTCATGACCCACCAGGAGCGCGCCTACACCCGTGGCCAGTTGCTCGACCAGGTATGGGGCGGCAACGTGTACGTGGAGGAGCGCACTGTGGATGTGCATATCCGCCGCCTGCGCAAAGCCTTGGGCGATGCCTATGAAAATTTGGTACAAACCGTGCGCGGTACCGGCTATCGGTTTTCAACCAAAGGTTGA